The Streptococcus sanguinis genome contains the following window.
ATATCAACTGGTGTTCCGTCTGGCAGGTAAGGCATGTCTTCCACAGGAACGATACGGGATACAACCCCCTTGTTTCCGTGACGACCGGCCATCTTATCTCCGACCTTGATCTTGCGTTTTTGAGCGATGTAAACGCGAACCAGCATATTAACGCCAGATTGCAGCTCATCACCATTAGCACGGGTAAAGATCTTCACATCACGAACGACACCATCGGCACCGTGTGGCACACGCAGAGAGGTATCACGAACTTCACGAGATTTGTCACCAAAGATGGCATGAAGCAGACGCTCTTCAGCAGAAAGGTCTTTTTCACCCTTTGGAGTGACTTTCCCGACTAGGATGTCGCCTTCTTTGACTTCCGCCCCGATGCGGATAATACCCATTTCGTCCAGATTGCGCAGGGCATCTTCCCCTACGTTTGGAATTTCGCGGGTAATTTCTTCAGGGCCAAGCTTGGTGTCGCGAGTTTCTGATTCGTATTCTTCCAAGTGAACAGAGGTGTAGACATCGTCTTTCACCAGACGCTCACTCATGATAACCGCATCCTCAAAGTTGTAACCTTCCCATGTCATGTAGGCAACGATTGGGTTTTGTCCCAGGGCCATTTCTCCCTTTTCCATAGAAGGTCCGTCAGCGATAAAGTCGCCTTTTTCAACGACATCGCCAACTTTCACCAAGGTACGTTGGTTGTAAGCAGTTCCTGAGTTAGAACGGCGGAATTTTTGAATTTGGTAAACATCAAGTGACCCATCTTCGCGGCGGACTTCAACCTTGTCGGCATCCGCATAGGTAACCTTACCATCATGCTGGGCAATGACTGCTGCACCAGAGTCGTGGGCAGCTTGGTATTCCATACCAGTACCGACATAAGGCGCTTTTGGATCAATCAAAGGCACAGCCTGACGCTGCATGTTGGCACCCATGAGGGCACGGTTGGAGTCGTCATTTTCCAAGAAAGGAATACATGCTGTCGCTACGGCAACTACCTGCTTAGGCGATACATCCATGTAATCTACTTGGTCCGATGGGAATTCTTGGTTATTACCTTGGTGGCGTCCCATAACGATAGGCTCCGCAAAGCCGCCTTTTTCATTAAGCTTAGAGTTGGCCTGCGCTACGATAAATTCATCTTCCTCATCAGCGGTCAGCCAAACGATTTCGTTAGTTACTACACCAGCTTCACGGTCTACCTTACGGTAAGGCGTTTGAATAAATCCGTATTTGTTAAGGTGTCCATAAGAAGACAAGTTATTGATCAAACCAATGTTTGGTCCTTCAGGCGTTTCAATCGGACACATACGACCATAGTGAGTATAGTGCACGTCCCGTACTTCATAGCCAGCACGGTCACGTGTCAAACCACCAGGTCCTAAGGCAGAAAGACGGCGCTTGTGAGAAAGCTCAGACAGAGGATTGTGTTGGTCCATGAACTGAGACAACTGAGAAGAACCAAAGAATTCTTTAATAGCTGCAGTTACTGGACGGATGTTAATGATTTGCTGTGGAGTCAGTACTTCATTGTCTTGTACACTCATCCGTTCACGAACATTACGCTCCATCCGAGAAAGTCCCAGACGAACTTGGTTGGCCAAAAGCTCACCAACTGCACGAATACGACGGTTCCCTAAGTGGTCAATATCATCTACACGCCCGATACCTTCAGCCAAGTTGAGGAAGTAGCTCATCTCAGCCAAGATATCAGCTGGTGTCACAATCCGAACCTTGTCAGATGGATTTGCGTTACCGATGATGGTCACAACACGATCTGGATCAGTAGGTGCCACAACCTTGAACTTCTGCAAATCAACAGGAGCTGTCAAGACAGCTGAGTCATTTGGAATATAAGTGATTTTGTTCAAACCATTGTCCAGCTGCTCTGCAATGCTGTCAATCACACTGCGGGTCATAACTGTACCAGCTTCAACCAAGATTTCTCCTGTTTCAGCATCTACCAATGGCTCTGCAATGATTTGGTTCAGCAAGCGTGTCTTGACGCTGAGTTTCTTATTGATCTTGTAACGACCAACTGCTGCCAAGTCATAACGATGCGGATCAAAGAAACGCGCCTCAAGGAGAGAGCGAGAGCTTTCAGCCGTCTTAGGCTCACCTGGACGAAGACGCTCATAGATTTCTTTCAGGGCTTCATCTGTACGAGAGTCCATTGGATTCTTGTGGATATCTTTTTCAATAGTATTGCGCACCAAGTCGCTATCGCCAAAGATATCCAAGATCTCATCATCACCTGAGAAACCAAGCGCACGCACCAACGTGGTAAATGGAATCTTCCGTGTCCGGTCGATACGAGTGTAGGCAATGTCTTTTGAGTCTGTTTCCAACTCTAACCAAGCTCCGCGGTTAGGAATAACCGTTGAACCGTAGCCAACTTTTCCATTTTTGTCAACTTTATCGTTAAAGTAAACCCCTGGAGAACGCACCAACTGGGATACGATAATCCGCTCACCACCATTGATGATGAAGGTTCCCATTTCAGTCATGATTGGGAAATCACCAAAGAAGACTTCCTGAGTCTTGATTTCACCAGTTTCCTTGTTAATCAGACGGAAAGTCACAAAGATTGGCGCTGAATAGCTGGCATCGTGAATGCGTGCTTCTTCCAGCGTATATTTAGGCTCACGGATTTCATAGCCGACAAATTCCAATTCCATGGTGTTGGTAAAGTTTGAAATAGGAAGTACATCTTCAAAGACTTCCTTCAGACCATGATCCAAGAAATCTTGGAACGAATCCGTTTGGATTTCAATCAAATTTGGTAAATCAAGAACTTCCTTAATTCTTGAGAAACTACGACGGGTACGGTGTTTACCGTATCGAACTTCATGTCCTGCCAAGTTTTTACTCCTTTATGATAAGATACTGAGCCCTTGATAAAGCGAGAAGAAAGGTATCTTTTTCTCAACGCTTTGAGGGCGAGTTCTGTGAAATGTTTTCAGAGGAAAATCCTCTGTCATTTACAATGCTGCAAAACAGCCACAATCAGTCCCTTTTGTTTAATTTTCAGAAAAATTAAATTATGGTTACATAATTCCTTTTTCCTAAAAATAGGCACAAAAAGAGCAGCTAAATCTGACTTATTCAAGTTTGATTTAACTGCTGTAAGCTTCTATTTGGACAATATTTCAAATAAAGCACACGACAAATTATTGTTATCATTATACCTTATTTAGCTAGAAATTGCAAGGATTCCATCCGCTTTCTGAAAAGTTAAAACTGTTCTTGATGCGCTAGTTCCCCTGCCGGTTATTGTTGGAATTGGAACTTGAATTAGAATTGGAGGTAGAACCGCCCAGAATAGCTGACCAAGCCTTCTGATAATCCGCATCTGATGCCCCGATACCAAAGCGGTAGGTCGTGGTCGGAGCGCCGTTTTTAGCCCAATAGCTAGGCACTGTCGGACCACTGAGATTAACAGAACGGCCGTTGACCGTTACTGTACCTGGTTTTTCCCCTGTGGACTTGAGTACATCAGACTTAATCACACTCGGATCAAGAGTGAACTTATCACCAACGCCCCAAGCATTTGGATCTGCTTGATAGATGGCATCTACCATATAGGCCATGTAGGAGGCGTTATTGTTATAACCAGTCAACGCCGCCATAGAGCTATTATCATCATGACCAATCCAGCCTCCCAAAGTCATCTTTGGAGTAGAAAGCATCAGCCACATATCACCGTTGCTGTTGGTTGTTCCAGTCTTACCAATCCAGTCGGCTCCAGCCAAGGTTCCGTTGACCTGACTGATTCTGGATTTGTAGGTCGTAGTAGCCCCAGAATTGATCACTCCCCGCATGAGCTCCTGCATAATCGTAGCCGCTGCTGGCTGTAAATCTGAACAGGATTGGCCTTATGCTGGTATATCACCTTGCCATCTCGGTCAGTAATTTTTTCAACCATGTATTTTTTCTGGTAGGTCCCATTATTAGCTAAGGTTTGGAAACCATTGGTGTGCTGAGCTACAGATACTTCGATTCCGCCGCCCATCGGGAGACTCTCAATGCTGTAGTCATCGATGTAATAGCCCATTTTTTCCATATAGCCACGGACATTGACCCCTTTTTCGCGTAATCCACGGTAAGTCCAATAAGCCGGGATATTCCAAGAAGTATTGAGAGCTTCTTGCAGGTCCATCATGGCTGTACCACGGCTGTCCACGTGCATAATTGGGTCACCGCTTGAAAAGTTAGTCGGATAATTAGAAAGAACGCTGGCGCTGCCCATCAGACCTTGGTCAATAGCAATCCCATAAGCCAAAATTGGCTTAATAGTTGAACCTGGTGACCGTTCCGTATCAAAGGCGTGATTATTCTGATTGGAAGCA
Protein-coding sequences here:
- the rpoB gene encoding DNA-directed RNA polymerase subunit beta; the protein is MAGHEVRYGKHRTRRSFSRIKEVLDLPNLIEIQTDSFQDFLDHGLKEVFEDVLPISNFTNTMELEFVGYEIREPKYTLEEARIHDASYSAPIFVTFRLINKETGEIKTQEVFFGDFPIMTEMGTFIINGGERIIVSQLVRSPGVYFNDKVDKNGKVGYGSTVIPNRGAWLELETDSKDIAYTRIDRTRKIPFTTLVRALGFSGDDEILDIFGDSDLVRNTIEKDIHKNPMDSRTDEALKEIYERLRPGEPKTAESSRSLLEARFFDPHRYDLAAVGRYKINKKLSVKTRLLNQIIAEPLVDAETGEILVEAGTVMTRSVIDSIAEQLDNGLNKITYIPNDSAVLTAPVDLQKFKVVAPTDPDRVVTIIGNANPSDKVRIVTPADILAEMSYFLNLAEGIGRVDDIDHLGNRRIRAVGELLANQVRLGLSRMERNVRERMSVQDNEVLTPQQIINIRPVTAAIKEFFGSSQLSQFMDQHNPLSELSHKRRLSALGPGGLTRDRAGYEVRDVHYTHYGRMCPIETPEGPNIGLINNLSSYGHLNKYGFIQTPYRKVDREAGVVTNEIVWLTADEEDEFIVAQANSKLNEKGGFAEPIVMGRHQGNNQEFPSDQVDYMDVSPKQVVAVATACIPFLENDDSNRALMGANMQRQAVPLIDPKAPYVGTGMEYQAAHDSGAAVIAQHDGKVTYADADKVEVRREDGSLDVYQIQKFRRSNSGTAYNQRTLVKVGDVVEKGDFIADGPSMEKGEMALGQNPIVAYMTWEGYNFEDAVIMSERLVKDDVYTSVHLEEYESETRDTKLGPEEITREIPNVGEDALRNLDEMGIIRIGAEVKEGDILVGKVTPKGEKDLSAEERLLHAIFGDKSREVRDTSLRVPHGADGVVRDVKIFTRANGDELQSGVNMLVRVYIAQKRKIKVGDKMAGRHGNKGVVSRIVPVEDMPYLPDGTPVDIMLNPLGVPSRMNIGQVMELHLGMAARNLGIHIATPVFDGASSEDLWDTVREAGMDSDAKTILYDGRTGEPFDNRVSVGVMYMIKLHHMVDDKLHARSVGPYSMVTQQPLGGKAQFGGQRFGEMEVWALEAYGASNVLQEILTYKSDDVNGRLKAYEAITKGKPIPKPGVPESFRVLVKELQSLGLDMRVLDEDDNEVELRDLDEGEDDDVIHVDDLEKAREKAAQEAKAAFEAEGKE